A window of bacterium contains these coding sequences:
- the recJ gene encoding single-stranded-DNA-specific exonuclease RecJ: MRDRDPAFEQALAHALGLLPLVAAVLRNREISDADAAQQFLNPPPGGLHDPFRLPDMAPAVERLLQARDAGDEILVHGDYDADGVTSAALLVRALSKLGLDVHYFIPHRQHDHYGLSRRAVKMAGKKGLGLLISVDCGVSDHEMIAEARQEGIEVIVLDHHQPGETLPPGTLVVNPKRDDSEYPFSELTAVGIAYKFICALSQRLDIPEQSVARAFLDLVCIGTIADVAPLVDENRAFCAAGLKLLPGTKKAGLRALLDICDTNGALNATDIAYRLAPRLNAVGRMGDATEALELLLSDDESEALKLALNLEALNRQRQREQERTYQEARIQAERLLEEDDCPVLVLSHDGWHPGVVGIVASKILEEFSRPAVIIVEGDDFCRGSGRSLPGFHLAHAFAACGDLLERAGGHELAGGLTLHRDCIPAVRQRLCELAAACLSPADLLPRLELDAAVEPSEITPELAQALVALEPCGQSNPAPLLYSPALEVLSVRQVGRDNNHLKLTVGAGRMAFEAIGFGLGDEARWIRRGMSVDLAHTPGLNEFNGSVGLQLRLEAVRRSGD, from the coding sequence GTGCGGGACCGTGATCCCGCGTTTGAGCAGGCCCTCGCACATGCGCTGGGGTTGCTGCCCCTGGTCGCGGCTGTGCTGCGCAACCGTGAGATCAGCGACGCCGACGCGGCACAGCAGTTTCTCAACCCGCCCCCCGGCGGGCTGCATGACCCGTTCAGACTACCCGACATGGCGCCGGCTGTCGAGCGCCTCCTGCAGGCGCGGGACGCCGGCGACGAGATACTCGTTCACGGCGACTATGACGCCGATGGCGTGACCAGCGCGGCGCTGCTGGTGCGCGCCCTGTCCAAGCTCGGGCTCGACGTGCACTACTTCATCCCGCATCGGCAGCACGACCACTACGGCCTGTCGCGCCGGGCCGTGAAGATGGCCGGGAAAAAGGGCCTCGGCCTGCTCATCTCGGTAGACTGCGGCGTCAGCGACCACGAGATGATCGCCGAGGCGCGGCAGGAGGGCATTGAGGTCATCGTGCTGGACCACCACCAGCCCGGCGAGACGCTGCCGCCCGGCACGCTGGTGGTCAACCCCAAGCGGGATGACTCCGAATACCCCTTCAGCGAACTCACGGCGGTCGGCATTGCGTACAAGTTCATCTGCGCCCTGTCCCAGCGGCTGGATATCCCCGAGCAATCGGTCGCGCGCGCGTTCCTGGACCTGGTGTGCATTGGCACCATTGCCGATGTGGCGCCGCTGGTGGATGAGAACCGGGCTTTCTGCGCGGCCGGGCTGAAGCTGCTGCCGGGCACGAAGAAGGCGGGCCTGCGCGCGCTGCTGGACATCTGCGACACCAACGGGGCGCTCAACGCCACCGACATCGCGTACCGTCTCGCCCCGCGCCTCAACGCCGTCGGCCGCATGGGCGACGCCACCGAGGCGCTGGAGTTGCTGCTCAGCGACGACGAGAGCGAGGCCCTGAAGCTGGCGCTGAACCTGGAGGCGCTCAACCGCCAGCGCCAGCGGGAGCAGGAGCGGACGTACCAGGAGGCGCGGATACAGGCCGAGCGCCTGCTGGAAGAGGATGACTGCCCGGTGCTGGTGCTGTCGCATGACGGCTGGCACCCGGGCGTGGTCGGCATCGTCGCCTCCAAGATCCTCGAGGAGTTCAGCCGGCCGGCGGTCATCATCGTCGAGGGCGACGACTTCTGCCGGGGCTCAGGCCGCAGCCTCCCCGGCTTCCACCTCGCCCACGCCTTTGCCGCGTGCGGCGACCTCCTCGAACGTGCCGGTGGGCACGAGCTGGCCGGCGGCCTGACCCTTCACCGCGACTGCATCCCGGCGGTGCGGCAGCGCCTGTGCGAGCTGGCCGCGGCGTGTCTCTCTCCGGCGGACCTGCTGCCCCGCCTGGAGCTGGATGCGGCGGTGGAGCCGTCGGAGATCACCCCCGAGCTGGCGCAGGCGCTGGTGGCGCTGGAGCCATGCGGGCAGTCCAACCCGGCGCCGCTGCTGTATTCGCCGGCGCTGGAAGTGCTGAGTGTGCGGCAGGTCGGGCGCGACAACAACCACCTGAAGCTGACGGTGGGCGCCGGGCGCATGGCCTTCGAGGCCATCGGCTTCGGCCTGGGCGACGAGGCGCGTTGGATCAGGCGAGGCATGTCCGTGGACCTCGCCCACACGCCGGGCCTCAACGAGTTCAACGGCAGCGTGGGGCTGCAGCTCAGGCTCGAGGCGGTGCGGCGGAGCGGGGACTGA